A genomic segment from Gemmatimonadaceae bacterium encodes:
- a CDS encoding heavy-metal-associated domain-containing protein, translating into MQSLTIPITGMSCGGCVNNVRNAVTKIAGVTDAHVTVGAATVTYEPTLTNPEALRRAIAQAGYGVAAA; encoded by the coding sequence ATGCAGAGTCTCACGATTCCAATCACCGGCATGAGTTGCGGCGGTTGCGTGAACAATGTCCGCAATGCGGTCACCAAGATTGCCGGTGTGACCGATGCTCACGTGACCGTGGGTGCTGCCACGGTCACCTACGAGCCGACACTCACGAATCCCGAGGCGCTACGCCGGGCAATTGCACAGGCGGGATACGGCGTGGCCGCCGCCTAG
- a CDS encoding response regulator transcription factor, whose amino-acid sequence MISVAIIEDNRLVREGIAEMLNDLPDVNVVLAATSLDMAMLKDVNPRVLLLDVGLQDRSSLCLAETVQREMTESRVIVMDLLPVHEEIAQFVNAGVAGFILKDATFDDFVGTIRSVAEGARVLPAPMTGTLFSQIAKAAVQRGGAAALESVRMTQREREVIGLIAAGMSNTEIAQRLNIATHTVKSHVRNIMDKLALHTRLQIAAFAHEQDD is encoded by the coding sequence ATGATCAGCGTCGCGATCATCGAGGACAATCGTCTCGTTCGTGAAGGCATCGCCGAGATGCTCAACGACCTGCCCGACGTGAACGTCGTGCTCGCCGCGACGAGCCTCGATATGGCGATGCTGAAGGATGTGAATCCGCGCGTGCTGCTGCTCGACGTGGGATTGCAGGACCGGAGCAGCCTTTGCCTGGCGGAGACGGTGCAGCGGGAGATGACGGAATCACGGGTGATCGTGATGGATCTGCTTCCCGTGCACGAGGAGATCGCCCAGTTCGTGAACGCGGGCGTGGCCGGATTCATCCTGAAGGACGCCACGTTCGACGACTTCGTGGGCACCATCCGATCGGTGGCCGAGGGCGCGCGAGTACTGCCGGCGCCGATGACGGGTACCCTGTTCTCGCAGATCGCCAAGGCGGCGGTACAACGGGGCGGGGCGGCGGCGCTGGAATCGGTCCGGATGACCCAGCGCGAGCGCGAGGTGATCGGGCTGATCGCGGCGGGAATGAGCAACACGGAAATCGCCCAGCGCTTGAACATCGCGACGCACACGGTGAAGAGCCACGTGCGCAACATCATGGACAAGCTGGCCCTGCACACCCGCCTGCAGATCGCCGCCTTCGCGCACGAGCAGGACGACTAG
- a CDS encoding heavy-metal-associated domain-containing protein, with protein MTTSAGSCGCHVEKVPAPAPSASAESQMVALRIHGMGCANCANRVHNGLLSAPGVTFVHVDLPSSTAAVRIDPRRIRPDTLPDIVARAGEESGHRYEAAVIDVA; from the coding sequence ATGACCACGAGCGCCGGCAGCTGTGGCTGCCATGTCGAGAAAGTGCCTGCCCCTGCTCCTTCGGCATCGGCCGAGAGCCAGATGGTTGCCCTGCGCATCCACGGGATGGGGTGCGCCAATTGCGCGAATCGCGTGCACAACGGGCTGCTGTCTGCCCCCGGGGTGACATTCGTGCACGTCGATCTGCCGAGCAGTACCGCGGCGGTCCGGATCGACCCGCGTCGCATTCGCCCGGATACGCTCCCCGATATCGTTGCGCGGGCGGGCGAGGAAAGTGGGCACCGGTACGAGGCGGCGGTGATCGACGTGGCGTAA
- a CDS encoding heavy metal translocating P-type ATPase — translation MHDHAHDHATPAGQQVTDPVCGMTVSAESEYRAANLGSEYRFCSAHCRDRFLADPSAFAVDRAATSTVTAPAAKPDAPPVSGVKYTCPMHPQIVRDAPGACPICGMALEPMMPTADDGENTELRDMTRRFWGATALAVPLLVLAMGDAMFGSALAGAIAPRTRILLEFLLATPICTWAAWPFYTRAVQSVRTWNLNMFTLIGLGVAVAYGYSLVATLLPGIFPAAFRDASGQVAVYFEAAGVIVTLILLGQVLELRARSQTSAAIKQLLGLAPKTARRLRDDETEEDVPLDQVQVGDRLRVRPGEKVPVDGIVLDGSSTIDESMVSGEPIPVEKRSGDRVVGATINGTGSLVMRAEKVGADTLLARIVAMVADAQRSRAPIQKLADIVASYFVPTVIVVSVITFVVWAWIGPDPKMAHALINAVAVLIIACPCALGLATPMSIMVATGKGATMGVLFRNAEAIEVMRKVDTLVVDKTGTLTEGRPKVVTVIPAPGFSDAKLLRFAGSLERGSEHPLAAAIVQGATDRAVPMGTATNFASVTGKGVRGTVDNQAVALGNQSLMDDLRLDAGLFAIRAEELRGEGQTVMFVVVGGVLAGLIGVADPIKASTAEAVDALHAEGIHIVMLTGDSQTTADAVGRRLRLDEVIAGVLPDQKAAVVKRLQSEGRIVAMAGDGINDAPALAQAQVGIAMGTGTDIAMESASVTLVKGDLRGIVRARRLSRRTLRNIKQNLFFAFVYNTVGIPIAAGVLYPAFGLLLSPMIAAAAMSLSSVSVISNALRLRSAVV, via the coding sequence GTGCACGATCACGCCCATGATCACGCGACGCCGGCAGGGCAACAGGTAACCGACCCCGTATGCGGGATGACCGTATCCGCGGAGTCGGAATACCGCGCGGCGAATCTGGGCAGCGAGTATCGATTCTGCAGCGCGCATTGTCGGGATCGGTTTCTCGCCGACCCCTCGGCGTTCGCGGTGGACCGCGCCGCAACCTCAACGGTGACTGCGCCCGCCGCTAAGCCGGACGCCCCGCCCGTGAGCGGCGTGAAGTACACCTGCCCCATGCACCCGCAGATCGTGCGCGACGCGCCGGGGGCATGCCCGATCTGCGGTATGGCCCTCGAACCCATGATGCCGACGGCGGACGACGGTGAAAACACCGAACTCCGCGACATGACGCGACGCTTCTGGGGCGCGACGGCGCTCGCCGTTCCCCTGTTGGTGCTGGCCATGGGCGACGCCATGTTCGGATCAGCGCTCGCCGGCGCCATCGCGCCACGCACGCGGATTCTGCTCGAATTCCTCCTTGCAACACCGATCTGCACATGGGCGGCATGGCCATTCTACACCCGCGCCGTCCAGTCCGTTCGCACTTGGAACCTCAACATGTTCACGCTGATCGGACTCGGCGTCGCCGTCGCCTACGGGTATAGCCTGGTCGCGACGCTGCTCCCGGGGATCTTCCCGGCGGCGTTCCGGGATGCCAGCGGTCAGGTCGCCGTGTACTTCGAGGCGGCCGGGGTGATCGTCACCCTCATTCTACTCGGGCAGGTGCTGGAACTGCGGGCCCGCAGTCAAACGAGCGCGGCGATCAAGCAACTACTCGGCCTCGCCCCGAAAACCGCCCGCCGCCTGCGGGACGACGAGACCGAGGAGGACGTCCCGCTGGATCAGGTCCAGGTCGGCGACCGACTCCGCGTCCGGCCCGGCGAGAAGGTCCCGGTGGACGGCATCGTGCTCGACGGCTCCAGCACGATCGACGAGTCCATGGTGAGCGGCGAGCCGATTCCGGTGGAGAAGCGGTCCGGAGACCGCGTGGTCGGTGCGACCATCAACGGCACGGGATCCCTCGTGATGCGGGCCGAAAAGGTGGGGGCGGACACGCTGCTCGCGCGGATCGTGGCGATGGTCGCCGACGCGCAGCGATCGCGCGCCCCCATTCAGAAGCTCGCCGACATCGTCGCCAGCTATTTCGTGCCGACGGTGATCGTGGTCTCGGTCATCACCTTCGTCGTCTGGGCGTGGATCGGACCGGATCCCAAGATGGCCCACGCGCTGATCAACGCCGTGGCCGTGCTCATCATCGCCTGCCCGTGCGCGCTCGGCCTCGCGACGCCGATGTCCATCATGGTGGCCACGGGCAAGGGCGCGACGATGGGCGTGCTGTTCCGCAACGCCGAGGCCATCGAGGTGATGCGGAAGGTCGACACGCTGGTGGTGGACAAGACGGGTACGCTGACGGAGGGACGGCCCAAGGTCGTTACCGTGATCCCCGCCCCGGGATTCAGCGACGCTAAGTTGCTCCGCTTTGCCGGGAGTCTCGAGCGCGGCAGCGAGCACCCGCTGGCCGCGGCGATCGTCCAGGGCGCGACGGATCGAGCGGTCCCGATGGGTACGGCCACCAACTTCGCGAGCGTGACGGGTAAGGGCGTGCGCGGCACCGTGGACAACCAAGCGGTCGCCCTCGGGAACCAGAGTCTCATGGACGACCTGCGCCTCGACGCCGGCCTGTTCGCGATTCGGGCCGAGGAGCTCCGCGGCGAGGGACAGACCGTCATGTTCGTGGTCGTGGGCGGTGTCCTGGCCGGCCTCATCGGCGTCGCCGATCCGATCAAGGCGAGCACCGCGGAGGCCGTGGACGCGCTGCACGCCGAGGGCATCCACATCGTCATGCTCACCGGTGATAGCCAGACGACCGCGGATGCGGTCGGACGGCGGCTCCGCCTCGACGAAGTCATTGCCGGAGTGCTCCCGGACCAGAAGGCCGCGGTCGTCAAGCGGCTCCAGAGCGAGGGTCGCATCGTGGCAATGGCGGGGGACGGGATCAACGATGCCCCGGCGCTGGCGCAAGCGCAGGTGGGGATCGCCATGGGCACCGGGACGGACATCGCGATGGAAAGCGCGAGCGTGACGCTGGTCAAGGGTGACCTCCGGGGCATCGTCCGGGCCCGGCGCCTCAGCCGCCGAACGCTCCGGAATATCAAGCAGAATCTGTTCTTCGCGTTCGTCTACAACACCGTCGGCATCCCGATCGCCGCCGGCGTTCTGTACCCGGCGTTCGGGCTGTTGTTGAGCCCGATGATCGCCGCGGCCGCGATGAGCTTGAGTTCGGTGTCCGTGATCAGCAACGCGCTGCGCCTGCGGAGCGCCGTCGTCTGA
- a CDS encoding cytochrome c produces the protein MRKFSLGFVTALVLVPVAGFAFVRLGFMDPRADIPINPLERHIAMPSLDAAIGRRAPVVQGRLDASDSSLAAGMTVYQSNCAVCHGDVAHERAALADAMYPRAPQFVRDAPDMPEHENLYIIAHGVRLSGMPAWGRILSAQQLRQVTAFLAHMDSLPTPVAEQWRRRAGSSADTAPPTRSVALGSRANRPY, from the coding sequence ATGCGGAAGTTCAGTCTCGGTTTCGTGACCGCGTTGGTGTTGGTGCCGGTGGCGGGCTTTGCCTTCGTCCGCCTCGGATTCATGGATCCGCGGGCCGACATCCCGATCAATCCGCTGGAGCGTCACATCGCCATGCCGTCGTTGGATGCGGCGATCGGCCGCCGCGCCCCTGTCGTGCAAGGTCGCCTGGACGCGAGCGATAGTTCACTGGCCGCCGGGATGACCGTCTACCAGAGCAACTGCGCGGTCTGCCACGGTGATGTCGCGCATGAACGCGCCGCGCTCGCCGACGCGATGTATCCGCGCGCGCCGCAGTTCGTGCGCGACGCCCCCGACATGCCAGAGCACGAGAACCTCTACATCATCGCGCACGGCGTGCGCCTCAGCGGCATGCCGGCGTGGGGGCGGATCCTGTCCGCGCAACAGTTGCGGCAGGTGACGGCGTTCCTGGCCCACATGGACAGCCTTCCCACGCCGGTCGCTGAACAGTGGAGGCGCCGTGCCGGCAGTTCCGCCGACACGGCGCCTCCCACCCGTTCAGTCGCCCTCGGGTCGCGCGCGAACCGACCCTATTGA
- a CDS encoding Ig-like domain-containing protein: MSSLARFSLVSLAATFGLAACGGSAITSTTPDGPAAAAQVVSVSPVGGAINVSTAGPVVVGFSHAMHAGSEMYVTLHQGTATGTLVAGHAMWSADSTQLTFTPTAPLAAHTMYALHIGGNMMDDAGKPADLSKCPQFGGQAATSQMMSGGMMGGSEMGSGWQTPGGNSYGMVFTFTTQ, from the coding sequence ATGTCTTCACTTGCCCGGTTCTCGTTGGTCTCGCTCGCCGCCACCTTCGGCTTGGCGGCGTGCGGTGGAAGTGCGATCACGTCCACGACGCCCGATGGCCCGGCCGCCGCGGCGCAGGTCGTCTCGGTAAGCCCGGTTGGCGGCGCCATCAACGTGAGTACGGCCGGCCCCGTCGTGGTCGGATTCTCGCACGCCATGCACGCCGGCTCGGAAATGTACGTCACGCTTCACCAGGGCACGGCCACCGGGACGCTCGTGGCCGGACACGCCATGTGGTCCGCCGATTCCACCCAACTCACGTTCACGCCGACGGCGCCCCTCGCCGCCCATACGATGTACGCGCTCCATATTGGTGGCAATATGATGGATGACGCCGGCAAACCGGCCGACCTGAGCAAGTGCCCGCAGTTCGGCGGCCAGGCGGCGACGAGCCAGATGATGAGCGGCGGCATGATGGGCGGAAGCGAGATGGGGTCGGGCTGGCAGACGCCCGGCGGCAACAGCTATGGGATGGTGTTCACGTTCACGACTCAATAG
- a CDS encoding response regulator transcription factor, whose protein sequence is MQRILVIDDDPAVTSVLKRGLAYEGFTVDTAATGVQGLAIARDRVPDLVILDVMLPGLDGFDVLARLREADAHLPVLMLTARDAPMDQVKGLEAGADDYVVKPFTFDILVAHVKALLRRHESDRPEVLHFADLSLDTGTRRARRGEREIDLTTTEYEVLRQFLLHPRRVLAKHTLMDRVWGYDLDNGSNLLEVYVKQLRQKLEGPDREPRLLHTIRGAGYVLREP, encoded by the coding sequence ATGCAGCGCATACTCGTGATCGACGATGATCCGGCAGTAACGAGCGTCCTGAAACGCGGGCTGGCGTACGAGGGCTTTACCGTGGACACGGCGGCGACCGGTGTCCAGGGGTTGGCCATCGCGCGCGACCGGGTGCCGGACCTCGTGATCCTGGACGTCATGCTGCCCGGCCTGGACGGGTTCGACGTACTGGCCCGGCTACGCGAGGCGGATGCACATCTGCCGGTCCTGATGTTGACGGCGCGCGACGCCCCGATGGATCAGGTGAAGGGCCTGGAGGCCGGGGCCGACGACTACGTCGTGAAGCCATTCACCTTCGACATCCTCGTGGCGCACGTGAAGGCGCTGCTCCGCCGCCACGAATCCGACCGACCGGAGGTGCTGCACTTTGCGGACCTGTCGCTGGACACGGGAACGCGGCGCGCCCGGCGGGGGGAACGCGAGATCGATCTGACGACGACCGAGTATGAGGTCCTGCGCCAGTTCCTGCTGCACCCGCGGCGCGTGCTGGCCAAGCACACGCTGATGGACCGCGTCTGGGGCTATGATCTGGACAATGGTTCCAATCTCCTGGAGGTGTACGTCAAACAGCTCCGGCAGAAACTGGAGGGCCCCGATCGGGAGCCACGGCTGCTACACACGATCCGTGGCGCCGGCTACGTCCTTCGAGAACCATGA
- a CDS encoding HAMP domain-containing sensor histidine kinase, whose translation MIRTVRFRLAAWHGALTGAVVIIVCSYAYAVHARAHYDQADQLLADAAHHVAEELSATHTTAEEQSVLVAARMLDSRMRVYTADGALQLGSDVGLPPVDPRTLGHPQRAPFGWLPSLAPSLYHGRDTSGVYDVAPAASGERWRLFGYPLPHGRLLVAASPLGPIDESVAAFARLMAIMALLGSALSFGAGWLLARRALRPVAAMGETADGIARSRELSRRIDVPVTDDELSRLAATFNHMLASIEEAYVAQQRFVADASHELRAPLTAIQANLELLRRGDRMPAEDRAGAIEEAFAEATRMTRLVADLLVLARADAGVPLRRIEVELDRTLLDVVGEARHMTRGHQLEVEHVEPAAMSGDPDRIRQLLLILIDNAVRYTPPSGSVLVSLRTAEGWATISVRDTGVGISSDALPHVFERFYRGDRARARDPGGTGLGLPIARWVAEQHGGTLALESELGRGTVARVRLPLTVPSAVAGGAGGLSDRSAGAQRE comes from the coding sequence ATGATCCGGACCGTACGCTTCCGGCTCGCGGCATGGCACGGCGCCCTGACGGGTGCCGTGGTGATCATCGTGTGCAGCTACGCGTACGCGGTGCACGCCCGGGCCCACTACGACCAGGCAGATCAATTGCTCGCCGATGCGGCACATCACGTGGCGGAGGAACTCTCCGCGACCCATACGACCGCCGAGGAACAGTCCGTACTCGTCGCGGCGCGCATGCTCGACTCGCGGATGCGCGTGTACACGGCCGATGGCGCCCTGCAACTCGGAAGCGATGTGGGGCTACCGCCCGTGGATCCGCGGACGCTCGGCCATCCGCAACGTGCCCCGTTCGGCTGGCTGCCGTCGCTCGCCCCGTCGCTGTATCACGGACGCGATACGTCGGGCGTTTACGACGTCGCGCCTGCGGCCAGCGGCGAGCGATGGCGCCTGTTCGGCTACCCGCTACCGCACGGCCGGCTGCTCGTCGCGGCCTCACCGCTCGGGCCGATCGATGAGTCCGTGGCGGCATTCGCCCGCCTCATGGCGATCATGGCGCTGCTGGGCAGCGCCCTGAGCTTCGGAGCCGGATGGCTGCTCGCGCGCCGTGCGCTGCGCCCCGTCGCCGCGATGGGCGAAACCGCGGACGGGATCGCCCGGTCGCGCGAACTCTCCCGTCGCATCGACGTCCCGGTTACCGACGACGAACTCTCACGGCTCGCCGCGACGTTCAACCATATGCTGGCCAGCATCGAGGAGGCGTACGTGGCGCAGCAGCGATTCGTCGCCGACGCGTCACACGAACTGCGCGCGCCCCTCACCGCGATCCAGGCGAACCTCGAACTGCTACGCCGCGGCGACCGCATGCCCGCGGAGGATCGGGCGGGCGCGATCGAGGAAGCGTTCGCGGAAGCCACGCGGATGACGCGGCTGGTCGCCGACCTGTTGGTGCTGGCGCGCGCCGACGCCGGCGTGCCCCTTCGCCGAATCGAGGTCGAACTGGATCGCACGCTCCTCGACGTGGTCGGCGAGGCTCGCCACATGACTCGGGGCCACCAGCTCGAAGTAGAGCACGTGGAGCCGGCGGCGATGAGCGGCGATCCGGACCGCATCCGGCAACTGCTGCTCATCCTGATCGACAACGCCGTCCGCTACACGCCCCCGTCGGGCAGCGTACTCGTCAGTCTGCGCACGGCCGAGGGGTGGGCAACCATCAGCGTTCGGGATACCGGCGTCGGCATCAGCTCGGATGCCCTGCCCCACGTCTTCGAACGCTTCTACCGGGGCGACCGCGCACGGGCCCGCGACCCGGGCGGCACGGGCCTCGGCCTTCCCATCGCGCGGTGGGTGGCCGAACAGCATGGTGGGACACTGGCGCTCGAGAGCGAGCTCGGGCGAGGCACGGTCGCGCGGGTCCGGCTGCCGCTCACGGTGCCATCGGCGGTGGCCGGTGGCGCCGGCGGACTCAGCGACCGCTCAGCCGGCGCTCAGCGTGAGTAA
- a CDS encoding DUF4396 domain-containing protein yields the protein MTGIDGALRLWFVLTFASLALVVFDLARSAEITTVMKWGWALVVAYTGPVGLVIYLLSCREPLPGMHGKYIAPLWKQAVGSTIHCLAGDATGIIVGALVGTALAMPARVDAVFEYTAGFGFGLFIFQALFMKITMGGGYVAALRRTLFPEWLSMNALMGGMFPTMSILMHHDPAAMSPSGLRFWGVMSSAILVGAVTAYPFNAWLVAHGLKHGMGSAKALGRGGADDVLQHVAHAPSRTSMVVVTSFSLLMLAVGVALAMRFGNL from the coding sequence ATGACCGGGATTGACGGCGCGCTCCGGCTCTGGTTCGTTCTGACGTTCGCCTCCCTGGCGCTCGTCGTGTTCGATCTGGCGAGAAGCGCCGAGATCACGACGGTCATGAAGTGGGGCTGGGCCCTGGTCGTGGCATACACGGGCCCGGTGGGCCTGGTGATCTATCTGCTCTCCTGCCGGGAACCCCTTCCGGGGATGCACGGGAAGTACATCGCGCCCCTGTGGAAGCAGGCGGTCGGCTCGACCATTCATTGCCTGGCCGGCGACGCGACGGGAATCATCGTCGGCGCTTTGGTGGGGACGGCGCTCGCGATGCCGGCGCGGGTGGATGCGGTGTTCGAATACACCGCCGGATTCGGCTTCGGCCTATTCATCTTCCAGGCGCTGTTCATGAAGATCACCATGGGCGGTGGATACGTGGCGGCCCTCCGGCGCACTCTGTTTCCCGAGTGGCTTTCCATGAACGCGCTCATGGGCGGCATGTTTCCCACCATGTCAATTCTCATGCACCACGATCCCGCAGCCATGTCCCCCAGTGGCCTACGGTTCTGGGGCGTGATGTCGAGCGCCATCCTCGTGGGTGCCGTGACGGCATACCCATTCAACGCCTGGCTCGTGGCGCACGGGCTGAAGCACGGAATGGGGTCGGCGAAGGCCCTTGGCCGCGGCGGTGCCGATGACGTGCTCCAACACGTGGCCCACGCCCCGAGCCGAACGTCCATGGTTGTCGTCACCAGCTTCAGCCTATTGATGTTGGCTGTCGGCGTGGCATTGGCCATGAGATTCGGAAACCTGTGA